aactcaCTCTTGGAAAGATTAACTGATTGtctaggatcatacaactagtcagtaagtatctgagttaggattagaacccaggtctagAATCCAAGTGCCCTATCCATTAAACTACACTGGACAGAAGATCTGATTCTCACACTAGTTGCATGATAGTGGACTGATCAAATGATttctagcctcagttttcttatttataaagtgAAAGTAATCACAATAACTGTATATGATTACTGTAAGAAAAGTTTTTTGTAAACTTTTAAGCCTTTTATACATGtgaattattatcattactactaACATGCCCAATGTATCACATTTAATGTGGCTAACAGTGACAGGTGATTTGAAACTATATAAGTCtgattagggggaaaaaagtataTTGCATCACCAAATCTTTGAGttgttttaagaagaaaagaataatatttcaaaattattgtCTCAATGTagcaatttaaataaataatgggAAGGATTGAATTTATAGGTAATCCTAATTGCAATAGTTATAATTAGGATAATATATGGACTTTAAAATTTAGTTATCTAATAATATTGCTTATAATTAAAAAGCTAGAATCTTTATGATTTGCCTTGCTGTATGGAGTTTAAAAATTAGGAACATGTTTTTAGTTTGGTTTggtgtttctttttctaaaaaagtcAATATTTGCATAAACTATGCATTGGTTTCCTTTATTTATACTTCTAATACTTGGTAGAGAGCTTggtacatagttggtgcttaataaatgttttatttgttgactgattcatATGAAATTTTGAGATAAAGCAATCTTTCTTAAATCTTGAACCAAACAGTAGACTTTGTGAAaattagttttgatgggtatttctGAACCTAATCATTTCCCAAATGCTTTTGTTTTCTGCTTCTCCTAGAATCTACCTTTTCCCTCCATTGAATATACACGGTATTCAAACCAGGGAtttgtctgtacaaaaataattttttctcattttacctgTCCAACTAAAGCCAAGATGATCAGCGATATGAGCCAATCTCTCTTCAATACGCTCTTGCTCATCCTGCAGATCTAGAGAATGTCAAAGAAAGAATAGCCACAGGTTGTTTATGATACAGTAAGAGAAAGTGACAATATTGAGAcatcacaaataaggaaactactTTCCTAGTATAATGCTACAAGGTTGCTTTTATGTTAAGAATCATATTCAGTCATCTCCTGACCTGAATtctagggaggaaaaaaaaaatagacaatacCTAAAAAGAATCTCTGAAAAGAGTTGCTTCCATTGCTCTTTCCTCCAAAGTGGACATCAtgaaatcatctatttttttttgttatcctcAAATTAAATGATATTAAAAGACTTGAAATCATGTTGCCCCCCAAAAGGAGGCCACCTCAAATTCTTCTCTCTCATAAAGTCCACAATGGATTCAGAACAGATCGGGCTGGGTTGGGTTGGAAACCTAGTCATATCTCACACACATGATTTTGAGAATGAACTTCTATATATATTCCTTGAGAAGTCTTGAATCTCATGATGATTAAATGAAGTAATGAATTGAAAAGACCTCTGCAAATCCTAAAGAAATGTGAGTTGCTATTATAGCTTGGTATATTGCTAGAACTTCCAAGGTCATATGTAGATGAAGATGGTTGTTAGTTTGCTTTTTTTAGTGCAGTGCTTGTTTGTCTGAAGCTGCCACATCTTTCCCACAACCTAATATGTCTGCCAATTCACCATTCATTTttaacaagaaataaaataaaatcccctTTTGAGCACATCATTGCTCAAAGCCCATTCAGGGAGTTTGACTCTTATGAATTTCAAATTATGTTAGGATTATCCTTTTTTTGATGAATGCTCTGAATTTTTTGTCATGGCTCATGCTAAGAATAGTCATGTTATTGGAGGATGCCTCCATTCTGCCTAGCTAGCTCATTTTCCCTGTCACACTTTGATTCAGTTATGATGGGTAGGTAATCCCTCCCTCTTAGTCAGCTTGAGTCTTGCAAAGTTTGAGTTTTGTCTCctcaaaatatgttttgtatCCATCTCTGTAAATTCCCAATGATCTACTACATATATGAAAAGCAtgtgaggttttttttcttttaccttttctttgttTGCTTAAAGAGTTTAGCAGTAGTAACCAACCTTTCTGTATCAAAAACACATCCACAAGAACTGGAATTTCATGATATGTGAAATCTTCTTGAGCAAATTGCTTCCTAATAATTACAAAATTGCAGGCACAAATGATTTTAGAGTGCATAAGAGtgagaataaaaaaacaaaaaacaaagtacCCTTGACTGCCAAACAAAGTCAATTTGATCGTTTCTCCATCTGCAACATTGTTTAATTTAAGGCCAAGAATATTACTTCAGAAAAAGCAAAACTCAAAACTTGCATGGCCTGAAGTAGGGAGCAGCTACACTAAAGGCAAACTAAAATTGCCCAGTTGATCATAAATGTGAACGTTTTCCATAAGCATTCTCATTATGCAATCTTGAGATTGTTTTACGGACAACAAGAGTCTACAGAGAAAGCACAAAACACAAACAGCTTACACAAGCACATTAACCACCACAGAAAGCTTAAAGAAAATGAGACACAAATCaccaaaggaaaagcaaaatatatatataaaattcatgACATGCGTAGCACAGGGAATCCCAGTGGCTGGCAAATACCTTCAGCATGATCATGGCCATTGTCATCAGGAATGCGCTCAATCAGAGTCTCAATGGACTCATCCCAAATGGGCCTGGTATCAAAGATGTCCTCTCGCACTGACTGCTCGGTCTCAACAGGTAGCACATTTTCAATTACAGAAACTTCCAGGGCACTGCTGCTTTCATCATCTGATACTAATTCTTGCTCCCTCTCTGCCTGGGTAAGCCTATCTACTAACTTGGAAGCTTCATCACTAATCTCCTCAAAGAACTCTATAGAATTTTTGTAAAGGTCAAAAAAATGTTCCTTACTATCTTTTGTGGGACTAACAGACCTGCAGGATGAGGAGGCGTTTCTGCTTTTAACTGGCAACCTTGAGGAAAATGTCTTTGGTCGAAGAGTTCCCTCATCTGTTTCTAACTCAAACTGGGTTTCCCCTGCACTCTCTCTGGTCTCTGATTCTACCTCACCACAACTCCTAGCTTTTACTGAACGCTTGGTCTTTGAGTCCCAAGAACTAGCATCAGATTCAGATTTACTTCGATTATCAGATCCTTTGCTTATTGGGTCTGGGGGTTGAGGAGTTGCTGTCTGCTGGTCAGATGTCTCTGTGTGTGTAAACTGCTGCTCAACTCTTTGGAAGGAAGCTTTGATGGGGATCTTagactttggttttgtttcatcGTTCTTACTTTCATCATTTGGGCTGAGTGCAGAATCCTCAGAAATGGAACTCTCACTTTCTATGGCTGGCAATTCTAGGGATGAAGCTGGTAGAGTCCGGACAGGAATTTTGGACTTGCTTTCAGCAGAAGGCACGATCTCTGTGGCTCCAGTTGGTATTTCAATCACAGATTTCTGATCCTCGGGGGAAGAATCTGGGGAATCATCCTCTCGTTCAGAATAGACAGACCTGGTGACAGTAGAAAAATCTAACTGAACTTCTGTGATTGGCTCAGAGGTGTCAGAACAAGGCATCTGAGCGGTGCTGGACACACTGGGCATGCCACCAGTTTCCTGAGGGGAGGAAGTCTCAGCTTCTGTAGCATCtgtagaaataatttcttttgtagTTGATTGAGAAGAAGCTGAAATTCCTACTTTAACTGGAATTCTTGATGTCTGCTCAGCTTTGGTGGCTCCAGGATATGCAGAAgctttttcttctactttctcaCTCAAGTCTGGTGGCAAGTCTGTTTCTTGTGCAACTGTTTCCTCAGAATCTACCACTGATTCTGGTAATCTCTCCAACTGAGAGGGCTCCACTGTAGTCATCCCTTCTTTTATGTCTTTGGGTAATGTCTCTTGGCTGGTCTGCTGCCCAATTTGGAAAAAGTGGAAACTTTCATCTGCATAGGTTCTTTTGGTCATGTCAATGGCACCGCTTCTGGTCATTTCAAACAGTTTTCCTTCTTGGAAGAGAAAGGGATTTTGCTCACTTGTAGGTGTCCCCTCTTCAGTTGGAGTTCTAGCAGGTGTGGTGTCAGGCGTTGTACCCTGTGACTGCCTATCTACCATCAGTCCaaaaatcttttgttcttcttcttTCACTCGAGCCTCAAATGCTTCATCGTCTTCCCGTATTTCACTCCAGGAATCAGAATCCACATCAGTTTTGGTGATGATGACTTTACTTCTCTGCTCACTGACAGAGGCAGGAGTTTCCAGGGATGAGGCAGTATCACCGGTTTGTAGGGAACTTCCTTGTTTTGATTCTATTTCCATGTACTGGTCTTCAAAAAGTGATGTCTCCTTTGAAACAGATCCACTAAAGGAACTCTCTACTATTGTATCATCAATAGAGGATTTTATGGTAATAGAATGAGCTTCAGTGGAAAGCAAGTTTCCCGTTTGTCTGGTGATTGTTTTGGTCCTACTTTCTTCGCTAGAGAAAAAGTATTGGGAAGGGACATTTTCATAAGGGCTTGTGATCTGTGGAGCATACAATTCATCAGTGTCAACTGAATCAGTTACAGGAATACCTGGGGACAATTTACCTGTCTCAGTAGTAATGGGTGGGTCTTCAGTAGGAATGGTCTTGGGAGAGCTCTCAAAACTGTCATCACTTTTTGCCACACACACTTCTGTAGTTGGGGACATTGCAGATATATCTTTATCTTGTTCCATTTCATCAGATGTTGAGCAGTGGGAAACTGAGGGCAAGATCTGAGAGCTTTCTTCACAGGGACAATCTACTTTGGTAGATTCAACTCTGGAAAAATCGCTATCTTGTTTTTCTCCTGCTAAGTCATTCTCAAGAATATCCTGCTCACTTAATGATTCTTTGTGGGCTACCAAATCTTCTTCAGCTTCATCACTAGTGAAAGTTTGGACACCTGGATGGAAGGGAATGTGTGGCTTAGTAGGACTGCTAGGTTCACATCCATGTCCAGTACAAGTCTTTGCTCCAACAGTTTCTATCTCCTTGATTGGATCAGAATGCAGAGCCTCTGATTCTTCAACAGAAATGGTATGTCTTTCCTCAGGTGAAAGAGGTTCAGAATCTTTGTCCATTGTTGGTTTTGCTGGTTCTTCCTGTGTCTCTTCTTCCATTTTGAAAGTGTATTGCTTAGAAACGATGGGCTGGAATCCTTCTTCAGGGCTAGAATTGGAATCTATGTCAGATGGAAGTGGAGAAGGAGGCTGTACTCGGATAACTGGTTCCAGTAGGAGTCCTGAGTCAACACCCTTCTTCAGCTGAGTCAACTCAGGCTCACTCTCTGAAGATGAAGATGTCTTTCTGCTTTCAGATATCACTACTACCAGTGtgtccccttccttttcctcactCCCCATAGACTTTGTTTCTTCTGCTGCAATTGTCCTGTCAGCATCTGGGTCAGAGCCTGGAGAGGACTCTTCCTGTTTACATTCCTTTTTGCAATCTCTCTTCTGTTTGGCTTCCTGTTCAAGCTCATCAaacattttaatcttggttaccattttaaacatttcttcCTCAGGGGtgaatctcttcttttctccattttctgaaTCATCTTCTTCTGTACATTCAGGGATGACAGCTGGCTTAGGTGCATCAGCATCAGTTGCTTTCGGGGTGATTTCATAACTAACCTCTTCTGAACTAGGGGTGTCAGGAGAAAGAGGACTCTTTCCAGAACTCTCCATCAAAGAGGTTTGTTCCAAGCTGTCATCCTCAGCACTACCATCAGGGTCACGAAGAAGCCTCGAACGCACAGAAGCTAGTTCTGTGAAGACTTCGGCTTTGGAGGAGGGCGCGGGAAATGGAATATGACCTGTGAGGATTCCAGGTTTCATCTTTGGCTCAACAGGACTGCTTTCAAGGGAATCACGGCAGGGGGATTCCTTCAAAGGACTTGGCTCCAGAGAATCAGGGGTTTTGTGGGAAGAGTTATCTTCTAGAACTGGACTAGCTTCCAAAGAGTCTTTGTGACTGATTGCCAATGACTCATCAGCTACAGGGCTGAGACCTTCACTATCATGGCTGGGAAGGGAAAGTTCTAGTCCTTGGGGGCTTCTAACAGTTCCACGGTGCTCAGATTCTGTTTCCTTACTCTCCTTTACAGAGGAGTTCAAGTCTTCTTTTTTCTGGACTGGGGTATCAGAAACCTCTGAAGTTCCTGTCAGAGTGGTGTGTTCAATGGTGGTTGATTCTTTATCCTCACCGCCAGTTTGTGTTAGGGAGGTTGAACTATCAAGCATCAATTGACTTTCAACAGCAGCTTCCTTGGTGATTTCTTCTGATGCTTCTTTGGATAGTTTTGTACTACAGCTGCTGGTGCTCATGCAACCAACTTCTTGTCTGTCTCTAGAACAGTCCACATCAGCCTCTTTTGAAGAACACTCATCAGTGGGCATGATAGACTCGTCAACTACTACAGCATGTAGCTCTTCAGAAGCATCAACAATGTCTTTGGTTGTAGAAGATTGTTTTGTTGAATGGGTTTCAGTTGGCCCATCTACCACAGCATCCTTTGTTTCCCCAGTTTGCTCATCAGTTTTCTTTGGTGAGAAAGAAAGGCTTTCAGGACTTGTCTCAGGAGTTTCTGCTAGCCCCTCATGCTTGTAGCTTTCCTCTGAGCTAACTTGAGGTGTCCCTTCCATGATGCTTCCACATGGAGAATCAGCTACCCCTTCATGTTTAAGGCTTTCACAGCTGCCATCCAAAGCACTGCTCTGTAAAGTCAGTGCTGGTAAAAACCCATCTTTCATGTAATCAGATGGAAAACTGGCATTGAATGGACTTGTCAGCACTTGGTCTAAGTGGACCTGTGCCTTTTCTGTGTCCTCATGTTGTCGAAACTGTTGGTATCTGTCATTGTCTTCTAGCTCTTCCTTAATGACCTCAGAAAAGTCAGTTGAGGTTTTTCTGTCTGGGCTGATCTGAAGATCAAGGTCTCCCAGttcatcatttccctttccctttgcaAAGGCACTGTCTTTGGGACTTTCTTCCTGAAGCACTGAGTGAGTGGGTTCAGTTATTTTAAGACCCAAGCCTTTCTCCTTTCCACTAAGTACATCTTCTCTCTTAATGACTCCAGAGGAAATCCGAGCTCCtctcttggagtcaggagatgctGTTGCTTGAAATTTCTGGCCTCGTTTGATTGTCTGACTGTCTGATTTCTGGGGGCTTTCTTTCTGTGTTAGTGCAtgtcccctctctttttctattcgggcttttcctttctcttgtgGCTGTTTTTGTTTTGCTGATTTATGCTCAAATAATCCAGTTTTATGTTTTGACGGGTCCTGACCAGACTGGAAGGCTTTCATCAATTCTCTAACTGACATTGTCTCTTCAAGTCTTTCTGTTCTTGATGATGGGGATACAGGTGggtgtttctctgtttttgaggaGGGTGATACAGGTGggtgtttctctgtttttgaggaGGGTGATACAGGTGGGTGCTTCTCTGTTTTTGAGGAGGATGAAACAGGTGgatgtttctctgtttttgaggaGGGTGAGACAAGTGAATGTTTCTCTGTTCTTGAGGATGGTGATACAGGTGgatgtttttctgtttttgaagaTGGTGAAATGGAAGAGTGTCTTTCTGTTTTCCCAGAGGGTGATATGGGTAGGTGCTTCTCTGTTTTCCCAGAAGGTGATGCAGATGAGTGTTTTTCTGTTTTCCCAGAAGGTGATATAGGTGGACGTCTCTCCGTTTTGTTGGATGGTGATACAGGTGGGTGTTTTTCTGTTTTCCCAGAAGATGACATAAGTGAAGGCTTTTCAGTTCTGGCTGAGGGTGATATAGGTGAATGTTTCTCTGTTTTAGTTGAGCCTGAAACAGGAGGATGTCTATCTGTCTTAGTGGATGGTGAGGCAGGTGCATGTCTTTCTGTTTTAGCAGAGGGTGATACAGGTAGATGTGACCTGTGAATTGTCTTTTTAGGGACCTCCTGAGCTATACCCTCTTTACCTTTCACCCTGACAGGCAATTTGCTGCGACCTTTCTGTTCATCTTCTACTCGTTTCTGAAGTGCCTTTACTTTGTCTTTTATTGAGCCAATAGGGGTTTCTTCTATTACTGGGGACACAGCTCTGACACTGGGGACAGCTTCAGGCGCTAAGCCTGATTCCTCATCTAATGACTCCTCTGAGCTACCTTTCTTAAGGTCAGTTGTTCCTTCACTGGTTTGTAACTTTCCCTCCTTCTgcttctgcttttcttttaatttcctcctcactGGCTTCTTTATCCCCAAGGTTGGTCTGTGTGGTTCTTGTGTACTCTGTGTCTCAGCTTGTCCCTCCTTTTCTGAGCTCCTGCTAATAACAGTAGCCCCAGATTTCTTTCCTACTGAATCTTGGCCTGTTTGTGGCCTCACTTCATGAAGAGCCTCATAGGAATTTAGATCATCAGTGAGATACTTCACTATTGCAGTTTGGTCTTTTTGagcttcttcttttttcccttttcctattcTAA
This DNA window, taken from Monodelphis domestica isolate mMonDom1 chromosome 6, mMonDom1.pri, whole genome shotgun sequence, encodes the following:
- the ANK2 gene encoding ankyrin-2 isoform X10, which codes for MAHAAASIKKVREAELDEKEKNLERERKKQRKIPRERIERKRKSDSNASFLRAARAGNLDKVVEYLKGGIDINTCNQNGLNALHLAAKEGHVGLVQELLGRGSAVDSATKKGNTALHIASLAGQAEVVKVLVKEGANINAQSQNGFTPLYMAAQENHIDVVKYLLENGANQSTATEDGFTPLAVALQQGHNQAVAILLENDTKGKVRLPALHIAARKDDTKSAALLLQNDHNADVQSKMMVNRTTESGFTPLHIAAHYGNVNVATLLLNRGAAVDFTARNGITPLHVASKRGNTNMVKLLLDRGGQIDAKTRDGLTPLHCAARSGHDQVVELLLERGAPLLARTKNGLSPLHMAAQGDHVECVKHLLQHKAPVDDVTLDYLTALHVAAHCGHYRVTKLLLDKRANPNARALNGFTPLHIACKKNRIKVMELLVKYGASIQAITESGLTPIHVAAFMGHLNIVLLLLQNGASPDVTNIRGETALHMAARAGQVEVVRCLLRNGALVDARAREEQTPLHIASRLGKTEIVQLLLQHMAHPDAATKNGYTPLHISAREGQVDVASVLLEAGAAHSLATKKGFTPLHVAAKYGSLDVAKLLFQRRASPDSAGKNGLTPLHVAAHYDNQKVALLLLEKGASPHATAKNGYTPLHIAAKKNQMQIATTLLNYGAETNIVTKQGVTPLHLASQEGHTDMVTLLLDKGSNIHMSTKSGLTSLHLAAQEDKVNVAEILTKHGANKDAQTKLGYTPLIVACHYGNVKMVNFLLKQGANVNAKTKNGYTPLHQAAQQGHTHIINVLLQHGAKPNAITANGNTALAIAKRLGYISVVDTLKVVTEEVTTTTTTVTEKHKLNVPETMTEVLDVSDEEGEDTMTGDGGEYLRPEDLKELGDDSLPSSQFLDGMSYLRYSLEGGRSDSLRSFSSDRSHTLSHASYLRDSAMIDETVVIPSHQVSTLAKEAERTSYRLSWGTDHLDNVALSSSPIHSGFLVSFMVDARGGAMRGCRHNGLRIIIPPRKCTAPTRVTCRLVKRHRLATMPPMVEGEGLASRLIEVGPSGAQFLGPVIVEIPHFAALRGKERELVILRSENGDSWKEHYCEYTEDELNEILNGMDEVLDSPEDLEKKRICRIITRDFPQYFAVVSRIKQDSNLIGPEGGVLSSTVVSQVQAVFPEGALTKRIRVGLQAQPMHSELIRKILGNKATFSPIVTLEPRRRKFHKPITMTIPVPKASSDGMLNGFGGDTPTLRLLCSITGGTTPAQWEDITGTTPLTFVNECVSFTTNVSARFWLIDCRQIQESVTFASQVYREIICVPYMAKFVVFAKSQDPIEARLRCFCMTDDKVDKTLEQQENFAEVARSRDVEVLEGKPIYVDCFGNLVPLTKSGQHHIFSFFAFKENRLPLFVKVRDTTQEPCGRLSFMKEPKSTRGLVHQAICNLNITLPLYTKESESDQEQEEEIDMTSEKNDETESTETSVVKSHLVNEVPVLASPDLLSEVSEMKQDLIKMTAILTTDASDKTGSIKVKELVKAADEEPGEPFEIVERVKEDLEKVNEILRSGTCTREERLTQKSGTELVEEEWVIVSDEEIEEAKQKAPLEVIESPCVEVRIGKGKKEEAQKDQTAIVKYLTDDLNSYEALHEVRPQTGQDSVGKKSGATVISRSSEKEGQAETQSTQEPHRPTLGIKKPVRRKLKEKQKQKEGKLQTSEGTTDLKKGSSEESLDEESGLAPEAVPSVRAVSPVIEETPIGSIKDKVKALQKRVEDEQKGRSKLPVRVKGKEGIAQEVPKKTIHRSHLPVSPSAKTERHAPASPSTKTDRHPPVSGSTKTEKHSPISPSARTEKPSLMSSSGKTEKHPPVSPSNKTERRPPISPSGKTEKHSSASPSGKTEKHLPISPSGKTERHSSISPSSKTEKHPPVSPSSRTEKHSLVSPSSKTEKHPPVSSSSKTEKHPPVSPSSKTEKHPPVSPSSKTEKHPPVSPSSRTERLEETMSVRELMKAFQSGQDPSKHKTGLFEHKSAKQKQPQEKGKARIEKERGHALTQKESPQKSDSQTIKRGQKFQATASPDSKRGARISSGVIKREDVLSGKEKGLGLKITEPTHSVLQEESPKDSAFAKGKGNDELGDLDLQISPDRKTSTDFSEVIKEELEDNDRYQQFRQHEDTEKAQVHLDQVLTSPFNASFPSDYMKDGFLPALTLQSSALDGSCESLKHEGVADSPCGSIMEGTPQVSSEESYKHEGLAETPETSPESLSFSPKKTDEQTGETKDAVVDGPTETHSTKQSSTTKDIVDASEELHAVVVDESIMPTDECSSKEADVDCSRDRQEVGCMSTSSCSTKLSKEASEEITKEAAVESQLMLDSSTSLTQTGGEDKESTTIEHTTLTGTSEVSDTPVQKKEDLNSSVKESKETESEHRGTVRSPQGLELSLPSHDSEGLSPVADESLAISHKDSLEASPVLEDNSSHKTPDSLEPSPLKESPCRDSLESSPVEPKMKPGILTGHIPFPAPSSKAEVFTELASVRSRLLRDPDGSAEDDSLEQTSLMESSGKSPLSPDTPSSEEVSYEITPKATDADAPKPAVIPECTEEDDSENGEKKRFTPEEEMFKMVTKIKMFDELEQEAKQKRDCKKECKQEESSPGSDPDADRTIAAEETKSMGSEEKEGDTLVVVISESRKTSSSSESEPELTQLKKGVDSGLLLEPVIRVQPPSPLPSDIDSNSSPEEGFQPIVSKQYTFKMEEETQEEPAKPTMDKDSEPLSPEERHTISVEESEALHSDPIKEIETVGAKTCTGHGCEPSSPTKPHIPFHPGVQTFTSDEAEEDLVAHKESLSEQDILENDLAGEKQDSDFSRVESTKVDCPCEESSQILPSVSHCSTSDEMEQDKDISAMSPTTEVCVAKSDDSFESSPKTIPTEDPPITTETGKLSPGIPVTDSVDTDELYAPQITSPYENVPSQYFFSSEESRTKTITRQTGNLLSTEAHSITIKSSIDDTIVESSFSGSVSKETSLFEDQYMEIESKQGSSLQTGDTASSLETPASVSEQRSKVIITKTDVDSDSWSEIREDDEAFEARVKEEEQKIFGLMVDRQSQGTTPDTTPARTPTEEGTPTSEQNPFLFQEGKLFEMTRSGAIDMTKRTYADESFHFFQIGQQTSQETLPKDIKEGMTTVEPSQLERLPESVVDSEETVAQETDLPPDLSEKVEEKASAYPGATKAEQTSRIPVKVGISASSQSTTKEIISTDATEAETSSPQETGGMPSVSSTAQMPCSDTSEPITEVQLDFSTVTRSVYSEREDDSPDSSPEDQKSVIEIPTGATEIVPSAESKSKIPVRTLPASSLELPAIESESSISEDSALSPNDESKNDETKPKSKIPIKASFQRVEQQFTHTETSDQQTATPQPPDPISKGSDNRSKSESDASSWDSKTKRSVKARSCGEVESETRESAGETQFELETDEGTLRPKTFSSRLPVKSRNASSSCRSVSPTKDSKEHFFDLYKNSIEFFEEISDEASKLVDRLTQAEREQELVSDDESSSALEVSVIENVLPVETEQSVREDIFDTRPIWDESIETLIERIPDDNGHDHAEDLQDEQERIEERLAHIADHLGFSWTELARELDFTEEQIHQIRIENPNSLQDQSHALLKYWLERDGKHATDNSLTECLTKINRMDIVHLMETSTMEPLQERTSRSYAEIEQTIALDHSEGFSVLQEEMCTPQHKKGEQAISKEQEPSSDHPPIVSEEDISVGYSSFQDGIPKTEGDLTVEELTQQTHKEGVQTEFSGKFEDLIQESSVDHQQEYFVTTPGTEQEEARKVVQVSGSLSKTPEEITATSEEERLCLQTPTASDQGESPIVQEPEEFPLNQEASSPRRSSLVIVESADDQPQKFEKFEEESFEKGDDMPEIPSETVTEEEYTDEHGHTVVKKDNNE